Within the Streptomyces sp. NBC_00554 genome, the region CGGTCATGGACGGCCGCGCAGGCGGCGGCACGCTCGGGGGTCCACAGGCCGTGGATCATGAGGTACTGGACTTGCGCGAGGGTTCCGGCCGCGCACTGCGCGGCGAAGTGCCAGGGCGAGGTGTTCTCTGCCCGGAGGTCGGTGCTGCCGGTGACCGCCCAACCGCCGTCGTCGTCGGTGTTCCAGGAGATGACCTCGCTGGTCACGACGTGCATGCCGTAGGACAGGGCCAGCACCGCGTGACCTGCCTCGTGGAAGGCCATGCCCAGCCGCGTCTGTTCGTAGCTGAGGGACATATGGATTGCGGCGCGCGGCTTGCCGGTGTGGTCGGCCAGTTCCTCGGACGTGGGGGCCATGGTCTTCACGCCGCCACCCCCCTGCGGGCCACGCGCCGGCGGCTGGTGCGGGTCAGCGGGATGACGTCGAACAGGTCCGGGTTCTCCTCGATGACCTGCGCGGCGATGCGGATCAGGTCATCGGGCAGGTTGGGGATGTCGGTGAGGATGTCGCGCGCCGCGTCCTCGCGGGCCGCGCGCTCTTCCTCGGTCTCGCCCTCGACCCCGAGCCACAGCTCAATGGGGGTGCCGAGCGCGAGTTCCGCGAAGTCCTCGGGGGAGATGGCCTGTTGACGGCCGATGTACGTACGCATGAAGGCTCCTGAAGTGGGAGGGACACGGAGCCGGGGCAGACGCAGGCTTTTCGAGAGACGGCGACTGCCCCGGAAGAACCCCAGGCCGCGAGCGCGGCGCGGGTAAGTGCCCCGGGCGGGAGTCGACCCCGCGCCCTCGCGGCTGGATACCGGGGCGGCATTGCAGCTCAGCGGCGCGAACGGCGGCTGAGCCAATGAATTGATCCACTGTTGAGTTCTCAAGGAACAGCCGATAAGGGGCCCGCGGCGTGCGGCCAAAGCCGCCTTCCTGCCGGGCAATCCCGAACCGATTCGTGCAGGTCAAGCACTTGCGAACACAGCCGGTGAAGCCCTTCCGGGCCTCGCGTGCCGGCGTGACCTAAGATTGACCTAGGTCAATCTGACTGTCAAGGGGATCCGCTGAAGGATCAGAGATTGACCTAGGTCCGGCTACTCTCGAAGCCATGGACCAGAGCCCCGAAGCGCCCAAGCAGACGCCCACGGCCAAAGAGATTGCGGCGGAGTACCGCGAGAAGATCACGGGCCCCGACCGCGAGTACGAGCCGGGCAGCCAGCTCCCGGCAGCTCGCAAGCTCGCCAAGGAACTTGGCGTGCAACTCATGACTGTTCAGAGCGCGTTCGGGCAGCTCCGCGACGAGGGGTTGGTTCTCACTCAGCAGGGTCGCGGGACGTTCGTCCGCGATCCTTCCCTTCCCCTCGGTACCGAGCCGGGTAGCAGCCCAGCATTCACCGCCTTGGCGACAGAGCTCAGCACGATCCATGACGCCCTCCACCTGCTCGGCGAGCGGCTAGATCGGCTTGAGCGGCTTGTGGGAAGCGAGACTCCACCGAAGCCGTGAGTTCGTCCGCGCGCCTCAGCAGTCGTTCGACCTTGACGCGCGCTTCACTCAAACTCGCTTTGAGCAAAGCGAGTTCAGCGGGAGTCATGCTTTCCAGTTCGCCGCTTCGCTCAGTGATCCCTGACATGCCAATGAGCATGTGGCCGGGAACGGCAGAGGACCCGGACAGAGTGTCCGGGTCCTCTTTCCTTGCAGGTCAGGATGGTTG harbors:
- a CDS encoding GntR family transcriptional regulator; its protein translation is MDQSPEAPKQTPTAKEIAAEYREKITGPDREYEPGSQLPAARKLAKELGVQLMTVQSAFGQLRDEGLVLTQQGRGTFVRDPSLPLGTEPGSSPAFTALATELSTIHDALHLLGERLDRLERLVGSETPPKP